CTGTCGAGGCTGCCGGAAAAAAATCAACGTCCACCGGATAACCAGTGGCCTATGCCTCATCACCGTGCAAGGTGGCGAGGACTTTACGAGCACCGCCATGATCACGGTGCTCGCCCAGATAAACACCTTGCCAGGTCCCCATCGCCAAGCGGCCGGCCTTCACCGGCAAACTCAGCTGGCAGCCCAGGAGACTGGCCTTGAAATGCGCCGGCAGATCATCCGGACCTTCGTCGTTGTGCTCGAAACCTGCCCGGCCTTGCGGCACCAGCGAGTTGAAAAAACGCTCAAAGTCACGGCGAACCGCCGGGTCGGCATTCTCGTTGACACTCAACGAGGCCGAAGTGTGCTGCAACCACAGGTGCAACAGGCCCACACGACACGCCTTCAACTCAGGCAGGCCGGCAAGCAACTCATCGGTTACCAGGTGAAAGCCCCGAGGCTTGGCCCGCAGGGTTATCAGGGTCTGTTGCCACATACAGTTCTCCGCCCATCGGCGCGCATTCTAGCGCGCTCTGGGAAAAAACAAAGTGCCGAATACGCCTACATGCCTGTAAGACATTCGCACGCTAAAAAGTGCCGTGTGCGTCCTATCACAAACTCGACGTAAAACCGGCACAGCTTGTTATGACTGACAAACGCCAGACAAAAAAATGCCCGGCAAGCCGGGCATCTTTTTTTCGCGTACTTACAAGTTGTAGCCGCGTTCGTTGTGTTGCGCCAGGTCGAGGCCAACAGCCTCCTCCTCTTCGCTGACACGCAGGCCCATGACCATGTCCAGCACCTTCAGGATGATGTAGGTGACGATGGCCGTGTAGATCACGGTGAAACCGACGCCTTTGCACTGGATCCAGACTTGAGCCGCGATATCAGTCACGGTGCCGAAACCGCCCAGAGAAGGGGCTGCGAATACACCGGTAAGGATCGCGCCGAGAATACCGCCAATGCCGTGTACGCCGAAGGCATCCAGGGAATCGTCGTAGCCCAGCTTGCGCTTGAGAGTAGTGGCACAGAAGAAGCACACCACACCCGCCGCCAGGCCGATGATCAGTGCGCCCATCGGGCCCACGGTGCCGGCGGCCGGCGTGATCGCGACCAGGCCAGCCACCACACCCGAGGCGATGCCCAGTGCGCTTGGCTTACCGTGAGTGATCCACTCGGCGAACATCCAGCCCAGCGCCGCAGCGGCAGTTGCAATCTGAGTCACCAGCATCGCCATGCCCGCAGTGCCGTTGGCCGCCACAGCCGAGCCGGCGTTGAAGCCGAACCAGCCGATCCACAGCATGGCCGCACCGATCAGGGTGTAACCGAGGTTGTGCGGGGCCATCGGTGTGGTCGGGAAGCCCTTGCGCTTGCCGAGTACCAGGCAAGCTACCAGGCCGGCCACACCGGCGTTGATGTGCACCACGGTGCCGCCGGCGAAGTCCAGCACGCCCCAGTCCCACATCAGGCCACCGTTGCCGCTCCAGACCATGTGCGCGATCGGCGCATAGACCAGCGTGAACCAGATGCCCATGAAAATCAGCATTGCGGAAAACTTCATACGCTCAGCGAACGCACCGACGATCAGCGCCGGGGTGATGATGGCGAAGGTCATCTGGAAAGTGATGAACACCGCTTCCGGGAACAGCGCCGCAGGCCCGGTGATGCTGGCCGGAGTGACACCCGCCAGGAACGCCTTGCCCATGCCGCCGAAGAAGGAATTGAAGTTGACTACGCCCTGCTCCATACCGGTGGTATCGAACGCGATGCTGTAACCGTAGATGACCCACAGGATGCTGATCAGGCCAGTGATGGCGAAGCACTGCATCATCACCGACAGAATATTCTTGGAGCGGACCATGCCGCCGTAAAACAGCGCCAGGCCCGGGATGGTCATGAACAGCACCAGTGCGGTGGCGGTCAGCATCCAGGCGGTGTCGCCGGAGTTGAGGACTGGAGCAGCCACTTCGTCTGCCGCCATGGCCAGGCTTGGCATTACGATGGACAACAGGGCTCCGAGCCCTGCGAATTTACGCAGAGTCATATTGTTTTCTCCTGGGGCGTTGGGGTTTGGCGGCTTAGATTGCGTCGGTATCGGTTTCGCCGGTACGGATGCGAATCGCCTGTTCCAGATTGACCACGAAGATCTTGCCGTCACCGATCTTGCCGGTGTTGGCGGCCTTGGTTATCGCCTCGATAACCCGGTCAAGATCCTTGTCGTCAATAGCGACATCGATCTTCACCTTCGGCAGGAAATCGACTACGTATTCCGCGCCGCGATACAGCTCGGTGTGACCCTTCTGCCGACCGAAGCCCTTGACCTCAGTAACGGTAATGCCCTGCACGCCGATCTCGGACAGTGACTCGCGTACATCGTCCAACTTGAACGGCTTGATGATGGCAGTGACTAGCTTCATGAAAACTCTCTCCCGAATTGGTGGACTTGCCCCAGGAAAACAAACCCGTCTCAAGTCTAAGCGCAGTGCCTGGCTTTGTAACGCATCGTCGCAAGGGCAGTTGCCATTGCGACGCCAGCTAACCACTGGTGACGAAACCTGTACCCCTGATCCGTCGGCGCACTGCATTCGTCACAGCGACTGCATCAGTGCATGGGTCATGATCGTCTAAGCAGAAACCTTGCCAGCTCCGTAAAAACCACTGAAATCAGTCCATTGCCCACTTAAGCCCACCCGCAGGGCTGTCTGGCGGCCGCAATGCGCACGAAAACAGTGCGCCGCCGTCCGGCGCGATGCGCGAAAAGCGTGCGCCGCAGGCCGTGAAAAAGACTATAGACGCTGCGTGATACACTGCCCGCCAACAGTTTTCCGGAATATTTCCCATGCTCGCGCCCAAAGACCTCCTCGACGCCCTGAGCGGCCATGCCTCTCGCCTGTTCAGCGGCGAAACCCCGCTGCCCCGCAATGAAATCGAAAGCCAGTTCAAGGCCTTGCTGCAAAGTGGCTTCAGCAAGCTCGACCTGGTAAGCCGAGAAGAGTTTGATAGCCAAATGGTGGTGCTGGCCCGCACGCGTGCGCGGCTGGAGAGCCTGGAAGCGAAAGTCGCGGAGTTGGAAGCGCGGTTAACACCACCCGCTGAATAAACGCAGCCCGTGTGGAAGGGGGCTGGCTCCCTCCACACGCGCGTCACCTTTTTCTCTGGATACGTTCTGTAAAACCTCCGCGCTTCGCTCTTCCCCACCTCGTCTACCCTTGAAAAACCGCAGGAAGCGGCCCCCCATTTCAAGGAACGAGCATGTCCCTCGCCATTGTCCACAGCCGCGCCCAGGTCGGCGTCGAAGCCCCCGCCGTCACCGTAGAAGTGCACATGGCCAATGGCTTGCCTTCCCTGACCCTGGTGGGCCTGCCCGAAACCGCCGTCAAGGAAAGCAAGGACCGCGTGCGCAGCGCCATCCTCAACAGTGCCCTGCAATATCCCTCGCGCCGCATCACCCTCAACCTCGCGCCCGCCGACCTGCCCAAGGACGGCGGGCGCTTTGATTTGGCCATCGCCTTGGGGATTCTGGCGGCCAGCGTGCAGGTACCGGCGTTGATGCTCGATGAGGTCGAATGCCTGGGCGAATTGGCGCTGTCCGGTGAAGTGCGCGCGGTCAAAGGTGTGTTGCCAGCCGCATTGGCGGCGCGCAAGGCCGGGCGCACCGTGATAGTGCCGCGGGCGAATGCCGAGGAGGCCTGCCTGGCTTGCGGGTTGAAGGTGATAGCGGTGGATCACCTCCTGCAGGTGGTAGCGCACTTGAATGGGCAGGTGCCGATTGAGCCCTACAAATCCGATGGCTTGCTGTACCTGAACAAGCCCTACCCAGACTTGAGCGAAGTGCAGGGCCAGCTCGCCGCCAAGCGTGCATTGCTGATCGCAGCGGCGGGTGCGCATAACCTGCTGTTCAGCGGGCCACCGGGCACCGGCAAGACCTTGCTCGCCAGCCGCCTGCCCGGTTTGCTACCGCCACTGAGCGAACAGGAGGCTCTGGAAGTGGCGGCGATCCAATCGGTGGTCAGCCTCGCGCCGCTGAGCCACTGGCCACACCGGCCGTTTCGCCAGCCGCACCATTCCGCTTCAGGCCCGGCGCTGGTGGGTGGCGGCTCGAAACCGCAGCCAGGGGAAATTACCCTGGCGCATCACGGGGTGTTGTTCCTGGATGAATTGCCAGAGTTCGATCGCAAAGTACTGGAGGTGCTGCGCGAGCCACTGGAGTCGGGACATATCGTGATTTCCCGCGCTCGCGACCGAGTGAGTTTCCCGGCGCGCTTCCAACTGGTGGCGGCCATGAACCCCTGCCCTTGCGGCTATATGGGCGAACCCAGTGGGCGCTGTCGCTGCACGCCGGAGCAAATCCAGCGGTATCGAAACAAGCTCTCCGGGCCGCTGTTGGATCGAATCGACCTGCACCTTACCGTGGCACGTGAAACAACCGCGTTGAATCCAACCCGGCAGGCCGGTGACACGACGGCTACAGCCTCGGCCCACGTGGCCGAAGCCAGGGACCGTCAGCAACGGCGCCAGGGCTGCGCCAATGCCTTCCTTGATCTACCGAGCCTGCGCGAGCACTGCCAATTACTGAAAGCCGATGAAAGCTGGCTGGAGGGTGCCTGCGAGCGGCTGACGTTGTCGCTGCGCGCAGCACATCGGCTACTCAAGGTGGCACGCACTCTGGCGGACTTGGATCAGGTGCAGGCGATCACCCGCGATCATCTCAAGGAGGCCTTGCAATACCGACCCCCAGCAATCACTTGAGTCTGGCGTAGGCCCCCTCGCACATTTTGCACAGCGTAATCTCAGCGGAACCGATCCACTTCATGGCGCAGGCCCGCCGCCAACGTTTCCAACTCCTTAGCGGTAATCGCCAAATTCGACACCACTTCACGCTGCTCGCTATTGGCCAGCGCGATGCTCTGCAAGTTGCTGCTGAGCAAGGTCGCGGTGCTGCTTTGCTCCTGGGTCGCGGTGGTAATCGCTGCGAACTGCTGACCGGCCGAGCGGCTTTGCTCGTCGATACGTGCCAGGGCCGAGGCCACGTCGGCGTTGCGCGACAGGCCTTCCTGCATCAGCGCATTGCCGTGCTCCATGGTGCTGATGGCATTGCCGGTTTCCTTCTGGATGCTCTGGATCATCCCGGAAATTTCATCCGTGGCTTCGCGGGTACGCGACGCCAGGTTGCGCACCTCGTCGGCTACCACGGCAAAACCGCGACCCTGTTCACCGGCCCGTGCGGCTTCGATGGCGGCGTTGAGCGCCAGCAGGTTGGTCTGCTCGGCGATGGAGGTGATCACGCCGACGATTCCGCCGATCTCCTGGGAGCGTTGGCCCAAGGTGTTGATCACGGACGCGGTGCTGTTCAGGGCGGTGGCGATGTGTTCCAGGGACGACGACGCCTCTTGCATCGAGTTGCGACCGATACGGGTTTGTTGCGCGTTTTCCTGGGCCAGGCGCTCGGTGGCGCCCATATTGTCGGCGATATTCAGCGACGTGGCGCTGAACTCCTCAACCGCGCCGGCCATGCTGGTGATCTCGCCGGACTGCTGTTCCATGCCGTCATAAGCACCGCCAGACAAACCGGACAGCGCCTGGGCACGGCTATTGACCTCTTCGGCCGCCTTGCGGATATGGGAAACCATGGTCGACAGCGCTTCACCCATTTGGTTGAAACTGCGCGCCAGTTGGCCAATTTCGTCATGGCTGGACACGTTCAGGCGTGCACTCAAATCACCCGCGCCCAAGGCTTCGGCCTGGCGCACCAGGTCGCTCAGCGGCTGCAGCTTGCTGCGCAGCAGCCACACCGTGGCACCCACCGCCAGCAGCATCGCCAGCACGCTGCCGATCACCAGGCGAATCCCGACCGCCCAGGTAACCGCGCGGATTTCAGCTTTCGGCATGCTCGCAACCACGGCCCAAGGGCCACCGTCGAAGGGTACCGAAACACTGTAGAAATCTTCGTTCTTGTCGCTCCAGAAGCGGCCTTTGCCAGGGGTCTTGGCCAGATCCAACATCACCGGCACCGCCTGATCCAACGCCTGTACACCCGCCGGCGGTACCAGCCAGCGCTTCTGCTCGTCGAGCAACGCCAGGGAGCCGGTCTGGCCGATGCGGAAGCGCTTGAGGTTTTCGAACTGCGCGGCCTGAGCGTCGGTGTAGTCAAACCCGATGAACAGCACGGCAATCACTTTGCCGCCGGCGTCGCGTACAGGGCTGTACTGGGTCATATAGGACCGATCGAACAACACTGCTCGCCCGATATAGGCCTGGCCACCGAGAACACGTTGGTAAGCCGGGCCTTGGCGATCAAGCACGGTGCCGATCGCGCGGCTGCCGTCCTGCTTGGTCAGGGACGTGCTGACGCGGATAAAGTCGTCGCCGCTGCGCACGAACACCGTGGCCACGCCGCCGGACATTTGCTTGAACTCGTCTACTTCGGTGAAGTTGTTGTTGAGCACTTCGCTGCCCAGCAACAGGCTCGGCGTCTGCACCCCGGCCACGGTGACCGGGTGATCGGCCTGCACCGACAGCCCGGCGCTGAAGCGCTTCTCAAACAACCCCGTCAGGCGCTGGGTGCTTTCGCGCAACGTACTGTGGAAGGTATTGAGCTGGTCGGCGAGCAAACGCGCTTCGCTGGCCAGGTGCTCCTCGCGGGTATCGAGGTTGGCGGCATCGAGGGACCGCAGGGCGAAAACGGTACTGCCGCTGATGACGACAGCCAGAATCAAGGCTAATGCGAGGCCTAACTGGGAGGCGATCCGGGCGCGAGGTTGAGACATGACTGCTCCTGGCCGAGGCCAGGATCATCCTGATCTCATAGCGCTGCTCGGCAAATTATCTGGTGGGAAACGTTGGAGGACGATGGTGCCAACACACCTACTTCGGCGGCGCTCGGCAATACTTGAGCGAGTCGCAGGGGTATCACGCAAACGGTTGCGCGCCAGGCCTGCAACCCCCTCAATCGAGGCGCTCGACCGCCGGCAGGACCATGGCTTGCACTTCGCCCTGAAGGAAATCCGCCAGGCGCCGCAAGCGTTCACCACCGGGACGGGTTCTCGGCCACACCAGGTAGTAATTTTCCCCACTGGCCACCGCGGTCGGCCACGGCAGGCTCAAACGCCCCTGGGCCACGTCTTCGGCCACCATCAGCAGGTCGCCCATGGACACGCCGTAACCACGGGCGGCGGCGATCATGCCCAGCTCAAGCGTATCGAACACCTGCCCGCCCTTGAGCGAAACCTGGGACGACAACCCCATGCGCTCCAGCCAACTGCGCCAGTCGCGACGGTCTGGCGTGGGGTGCAGCAACTCGGCGCCGGCCAGGCGGTTTATATCCCAAGGCCCGTCGCTCAACAAGTTCGGCGCGCCAACCGGAATCAACAGCTCGGGGAACAGATAGCAGGCCTCCCAATCCGCTGGAAAATGCCCGTTGCTCAAGAGCACCGCGCAATCGAAAGGCTCCTGGTTGAAATCCACCTCATCCACGCTCATCCAGGCGCTGGTCAGTTGCACCTCATTGCCCGGCTGCAACGCCCGGAAGCGACTGAGCCGCGCCAACAACCAACGCATGGTCAGGGTCGACGGCGCCTTCATGCGCAAAATGTCGTCTTCGGCGTTCAGGGTGTGGCAGGCCCGTTCCAGTGCGGCAAACCCTTCGCGCACGCCGGGCAACAGCAGGCGCGCGGCTTCGGTGAGCTGCAAATTGCGGCCGCTGCGCTGAAACAGGCGGCAGGCGAAATGTTCTTCCAGGGTGCGGATATGCCGGCTCACCGCACTCTGGGTGATCGACAGCTCTTCAGCGGCGCGAGTAAAGGAATGGTGCCGGGAGGCCGCTTCAAATGCGCGCAAGGCATACAGAGGAGGAAGACGACGAGACATGTTGAAAGCTCCGACAGCGCAATGCCCGAACCCTACCAGAATCAATCAGGCATGAGTTTTAATCATGCGAACGATCGCTTTTATCCCTTTGTGCATTGGGCGCAGAGCGCCGAAAATCAACCCTCTCCCAACCCTCTGATTTGTTGAGCGTGATGATCATGCAGCATCCGGCACGTACCGAACTCTGGGCCATTCTGCGGCTGTCAGGGCCGCTGATTGCCTCGCAGTTGGCGCACATGTTGATGGTGCTGACAGACACCTTGATGATGGCGCGCCTGAGCCCGGAAGCCCTGGCTGGCGGCGGCCTGGGCGCGGCGAGTTATTCGTTCGTGTCGATCTTCTGCATCGGCGTGATTGCCGCCGTGGGGACGCTGGTCGCTATCCGTCACGGCGCCGGCGATATCGAAGGCGCCACCCGCCTGACCCAGGCCGGGCTCTGGCTTGCCTGGCTGATGGCCCTGGCGGCGGCCTTGCTGCTATGGAACCTCAAACCGGTGCTGCTGATGTTCGGCCAGACCGAAACCAACGTGCAGTCGGCGGGACAGTTCCTCACGGTGCTGCCGTTCGCCTTGCCCGGCTACCTGAGCTTCATGGCTTTGCGCGGCTTCACCAGTGCCATCGGCAAGGCCACCCCGGTGATGGTGATCAGCCTCGGCGGCACGGTGCTCAACTACCTGCTCAATCACGCGCTGATCGAAGGCATGTTCGGCCTGCCGAAACTCGGCTTGATGGGCATCGGCCTGGTCACCGCCATCGTCGCCAATGGCATGGCGCTGGCGCTGATGTGGTACATCCGCAGCAACCGCGCCTACGCTGCCTACCCGCTGAGCAACGGCCTGCTGCGCCTCAACACCCACTATCTGCGCGAATTGTGGCGCCTGGGCCTGCCGATTGGCGGCACCTACGCGGTGGAGGTCGGGTTGTTCGCCTTTGCCGCGCTGTGCATGGGTACCATGGGCAGTACGCAGTTGGCGGCGCATCAGATCGCCCTGCAAATTGTCTCGGTGGCGTTCATGGTTCCGGCCGGCATGTCCTACGCGGTGACCATGCGCATCGGCCAGCACTATGGGGCCGGGCAATTGCTGCAAGCGCGCATGGCGGGGCGAGTGGGGATCAGTTTTGGCGCGGCGGTGATGTTGGGATTTGCCGCCGTGCTGTGGCTGTTTTCCGACCCTTTGATCGGGCTCTTCCTCGACCATGACGACCCGGCGTTCCACGACGTGATCGTGCTGGCAGTCAGCCTGTTGGCCGTCGCGGCCTGGTTCGAGCTGTTCGATGGCGTGCAGACCATCGCCATGGGCTGCATCCGAGGGCTCAAGGATGCCAAGACCACCTTTCTGGTGGGCTTGGGATGCTACTGGCTGATCGGCGCGCCTTCGGCCTGGCTGATGGCCTTCACCCTGGGCTGGGGGCCGACCGGTGTGTGGTGGGGTTTGGCGTTGGGCCTGGCGTGTGCAGCGGTCAGCCTGACTTGGGCGTTTGAAGCGAAGATGAAGCGAATGATTCGCCAGGAACCGCAAGTACACGCGAAATTCCCAGCCATGCAACCTGACTAGCGCGGGCACTTGGGTTGGGTTTACAGCTCAACCCAGTAACGCCTGCTGGCCCTTGTCGAACTTCAAGTACTCCACCAACTCCGGCAGCGGCAACGGTTTGCTGATCAGGTAACCCTGGGCCTGGTCGCAGCCAAACAGCCTCAGCAACGCGAGTTGCTCCGGGGTTTCCACGCCTTCGGCCACCACTTCCAGGTTGAGATTGTGTGCCAGGTTGATCATCGCGTGTACCAGCTTGCGGTTCTCTTCGCGCTCTTCCATGCCGCCGACAAAGCTCTTGTCGATCTTCAACAAGGCGATCGGCAAGCTATTGAGGTGCACGAACGATGAGAAACCGGTGCCGAAGTCATCCAGGGAAAACCGCACACCCAGGCGACCGAGGGCATCCATGGTCTGCTTGACCAGGTCACTGCGGCGCATCACGGCGGTTTCGGTCAGCTCGAACTCCAACCACTGCGCCTCCACGCCGCGCTCGCTGATCAGCCGGCTGAGCGTGGAGAGCAACTGGCTGTCCTGGAACTGGCGGAACGACAGGTTGACCGCCATGTGCAGCGGCGGCAGGCCGCGCTCGCGCAGGTCTTGCATGTCGCGCAGGGCCCGGGAGATCACCCAGTAGCCCAGCGGTACGATCAGGCCGCTCTGTTCGGCCAGGGGCACGAATTCGCTGGGGGGCAACAGGCCGCGTTCGCCGTGGCGCCAGCGCACCAGGGCCTCAAGGCCGACGATATGCCCATCGTCCAGATCCAGGCGTGGCTGGTAATGCAACT
This region of Pseudomonas asgharzadehiana genomic DNA includes:
- a CDS encoding secondary thiamine-phosphate synthase enzyme YjbQ, which produces MWQQTLITLRAKPRGFHLVTDELLAGLPELKACRVGLLHLWLQHTSASLSVNENADPAVRRDFERFFNSLVPQGRAGFEHNDEGPDDLPAHFKASLLGCQLSLPVKAGRLAMGTWQGVYLGEHRDHGGARKVLATLHGDEA
- a CDS encoding ammonium transporter, which produces MTLRKFAGLGALLSIVMPSLAMAADEVAAPVLNSGDTAWMLTATALVLFMTIPGLALFYGGMVRSKNILSVMMQCFAITGLISILWVIYGYSIAFDTTGMEQGVVNFNSFFGGMGKAFLAGVTPASITGPAALFPEAVFITFQMTFAIITPALIVGAFAERMKFSAMLIFMGIWFTLVYAPIAHMVWSGNGGLMWDWGVLDFAGGTVVHINAGVAGLVACLVLGKRKGFPTTPMAPHNLGYTLIGAAMLWIGWFGFNAGSAVAANGTAGMAMLVTQIATAAAALGWMFAEWITHGKPSALGIASGVVAGLVAITPAAGTVGPMGALIIGLAAGVVCFFCATTLKRKLGYDDSLDAFGVHGIGGILGAILTGVFAAPSLGGFGTVTDIAAQVWIQCKGVGFTVIYTAIVTYIILKVLDMVMGLRVSEEEEAVGLDLAQHNERGYNL
- the glnK gene encoding P-II family nitrogen regulator, translated to MKLVTAIIKPFKLDDVRESLSEIGVQGITVTEVKGFGRQKGHTELYRGAEYVVDFLPKVKIDVAIDDKDLDRVIEAITKAANTGKIGDGKIFVVNLEQAIRIRTGETDTDAI
- a CDS encoding accessory factor UbiK family protein, giving the protein MLAPKDLLDALSGHASRLFSGETPLPRNEIESQFKALLQSGFSKLDLVSREEFDSQMVVLARTRARLESLEAKVAELEARLTPPAE
- a CDS encoding YifB family Mg chelatase-like AAA ATPase, giving the protein MSLAIVHSRAQVGVEAPAVTVEVHMANGLPSLTLVGLPETAVKESKDRVRSAILNSALQYPSRRITLNLAPADLPKDGGRFDLAIALGILAASVQVPALMLDEVECLGELALSGEVRAVKGVLPAALAARKAGRTVIVPRANAEEACLACGLKVIAVDHLLQVVAHLNGQVPIEPYKSDGLLYLNKPYPDLSEVQGQLAAKRALLIAAAGAHNLLFSGPPGTGKTLLASRLPGLLPPLSEQEALEVAAIQSVVSLAPLSHWPHRPFRQPHHSASGPALVGGGSKPQPGEITLAHHGVLFLDELPEFDRKVLEVLREPLESGHIVISRARDRVSFPARFQLVAAMNPCPCGYMGEPSGRCRCTPEQIQRYRNKLSGPLLDRIDLHLTVARETTALNPTRQAGDTTATASAHVAEARDRQQRRQGCANAFLDLPSLREHCQLLKADESWLEGACERLTLSLRAAHRLLKVARTLADLDQVQAITRDHLKEALQYRPPAIT
- a CDS encoding methyl-accepting chemotaxis protein, yielding MSQPRARIASQLGLALALILAVVISGSTVFALRSLDAANLDTREEHLASEARLLADQLNTFHSTLRESTQRLTGLFEKRFSAGLSVQADHPVTVAGVQTPSLLLGSEVLNNNFTEVDEFKQMSGGVATVFVRSGDDFIRVSTSLTKQDGSRAIGTVLDRQGPAYQRVLGGQAYIGRAVLFDRSYMTQYSPVRDAGGKVIAVLFIGFDYTDAQAAQFENLKRFRIGQTGSLALLDEQKRWLVPPAGVQALDQAVPVMLDLAKTPGKGRFWSDKNEDFYSVSVPFDGGPWAVVASMPKAEIRAVTWAVGIRLVIGSVLAMLLAVGATVWLLRSKLQPLSDLVRQAEALGAGDLSARLNVSSHDEIGQLARSFNQMGEALSTMVSHIRKAAEEVNSRAQALSGLSGGAYDGMEQQSGEITSMAGAVEEFSATSLNIADNMGATERLAQENAQQTRIGRNSMQEASSSLEHIATALNSTASVINTLGQRSQEIGGIVGVITSIAEQTNLLALNAAIEAARAGEQGRGFAVVADEVRNLASRTREATDEISGMIQSIQKETGNAISTMEHGNALMQEGLSRNADVASALARIDEQSRSAGQQFAAITTATQEQSSTATLLSSNLQSIALANSEQREVVSNLAITAKELETLAAGLRHEVDRFR
- a CDS encoding LysR substrate-binding domain-containing protein; its protein translation is MSRRLPPLYALRAFEAASRHHSFTRAAEELSITQSAVSRHIRTLEEHFACRLFQRSGRNLQLTEAARLLLPGVREGFAALERACHTLNAEDDILRMKAPSTLTMRWLLARLSRFRALQPGNEVQLTSAWMSVDEVDFNQEPFDCAVLLSNGHFPADWEACYLFPELLIPVGAPNLLSDGPWDINRLAGAELLHPTPDRRDWRSWLERMGLSSQVSLKGGQVFDTLELGMIAAARGYGVSMGDLLMVAEDVAQGRLSLPWPTAVASGENYYLVWPRTRPGGERLRRLADFLQGEVQAMVLPAVERLD
- a CDS encoding NorM family multidrug efflux MATE transporter, whose protein sequence is MIMQHPARTELWAILRLSGPLIASQLAHMLMVLTDTLMMARLSPEALAGGGLGAASYSFVSIFCIGVIAAVGTLVAIRHGAGDIEGATRLTQAGLWLAWLMALAAALLLWNLKPVLLMFGQTETNVQSAGQFLTVLPFALPGYLSFMALRGFTSAIGKATPVMVISLGGTVLNYLLNHALIEGMFGLPKLGLMGIGLVTAIVANGMALALMWYIRSNRAYAAYPLSNGLLRLNTHYLRELWRLGLPIGGTYAVEVGLFAFAALCMGTMGSTQLAAHQIALQIVSVAFMVPAGMSYAVTMRIGQHYGAGQLLQARMAGRVGISFGAAVMLGFAAVLWLFSDPLIGLFLDHDDPAFHDVIVLAVSLLAVAAWFELFDGVQTIAMGCIRGLKDAKTTFLVGLGCYWLIGAPSAWLMAFTLGWGPTGVWWGLALGLACAAVSLTWAFEAKMKRMIRQEPQVHAKFPAMQPD